The Paenibacillus yonginensis genome segment CCATATCCAGGAAACGCCGGCGGATGCCGGGCGTTCCTTTGACGATTTCGAGATCCTCCGGAGCGAACATAACGACGTTCAGCGTCCCGACAAAATCGCTCAGCTTCCGCTGCTCCAGCCCGTTAAGCTTGGCTTTTTTACCTTGCGGCGAAAGCCTGAGCTCCAGGTTCACCGCCCCGTATTTCCGTTCAATGAGCGCAGCAAGCACCGCTGCGTCCGCCGGAAAGGAGATCAATTCCTTGTCTTTGGACGTGCGGTGCGATTTGGTCAGCGCGAGCATCAGGATAGCTTCCAGCAGATTGGTTTTGCCCTGGGCGTTATTGCCAAGCAGCAAATTGACGCTGCCGAAAGCCTCCAGCTTCAGCTCCTCATAGTTCCGGTAATGTTGCAAGCTTAAATTTTTGACAAACATGCAGCGGTTCCTCCTACTCTTCAAGCATCCGGACGAGATCTCCTATCCGGACCGCATTAGAGGCATTCACTCTGCAGCAACCTCAAAGGAACCCTCGCCTTCAACCTCAACCCGATCTCCGGGATACAGCTTGCGTCCGCGCCGGTCCTCCGGCTCCCCGTTCACCTTCACCAGATTCTCCTGCAGCAGCGCTTTCGCCATTCCCCCGGTCGGCACGCAGTCCGACAGCTTCAGGAATTGGTCAAGCTTAATGTATTCGCTATGAATTTTAACCTGTTTCATCAGTTTCACTTATCCTTTCGGATGATTTAATTCGTCGTCCGGTAAGGCAGAATCAGATAAAGGCTGCGGCTTTCATCCATCGGCTTCACAATGATCGGGCTCATGGCGCCGGTGAATCCGATATGCAGCTGCTCGCTTTCCACCACTTTCAGCACGTCGAGCATATATTTCGAGTTAAACGAGATTTTAAGCGGATCGCCTGTGAAATTAACAACATCCAGCTGCTCGGTTACTTTGCCTAGCTCGGAAGAACTTGATGAGATTTCAATCGTACCGTCCTCCAGCGTCTGCAGCTTGACGATGTTGGTCTTCTCCTCACGCGACAGCAAATAAGCCCGGTCGATTGAATCGCTCAATTTTTTTGTATCCACAACAAGTTCTGTTTTGTAATGCGACGGAATAATCTTGGAAGTGTCCGGGTATGTGCCGTCGAGGATGCGGGAATAGAACAGCACCCGGTCAATTTTGAACAGCACCTGATTATCGGCCACTACGATGTCGACCATCGTGTTCTGGTCAGGAATGATTTTGCTTAATTCGTTTAAGGTTTTGCCTGAAATGACAATGTTGCTGAAGCGGATATCCTCCGCGTTCTCGATTGGAGCCGTGCGGCTGGCCAAGCGGTGGCGGTCCGTAGCCACAAACTTGAACAGGTTATCGCTTAGGTTCCACAAAACCCCGGTCAGGATCGGCGTCGTTTCATGGGTAGAAATGGAGAACACGGTTTGTTTGATCATGTTCCGCAGCAAATCGCCCGGCAGGGAGATGACCTGGTCTTCTTCGACCATCGGCAGAACCGGGAATTCCTCAGGATCAAGGCCAACCATCTGGATGTCCGTGGAGCCGGAACGGATAAAGGTTTGGAACCCTTCTTTCACCTCCATCTCAATTTCGGAAGAGGGCAGCTTCTTGATGATTTCAACGAAAAATTTAGCCGGAAGCACTACACTGCCCGGACGTTCAACCTGAACGATCTGCTTGTTGTTGTCCTCCTGCGGAATAAAAGCCTGGATAGAAATATCTGTATCGCTGGCGGTCAGCGTCAGTCCTTGGAAATTCACCTCAAGTTTGATCCCCGTCAAAATCGGAATCGTTGTGCGGCTGGAGATCGCTTTGGATACATGCTGGATCGATTCATTCAGTTCATTTTTCAAAATCCGGATTTTCATAATGTCACTCCTAATCGGTAGTTAAGCTGCTGGCAGCAGGTTCTCTTCCTCTTTTTTTGCTGAAGCCGGCGGAGCCGGGTTGTTTGGTCTTCTTCTCTCAGAGCGGCCGGCAGGCTGCTGTCTTTGAAGTTATTAATCTTTTAAAAAATAGTAGTAATAGCAGTAGGGGCACTGAATATGTGGATAAGCCCGATGACAATATAAAATCAAGCCTATCCACATGTGCATAGCTTGTGCATAGGCTTTGGAGCATTGGACGAGTTATTCACTTGTGAATAAGTTAGGCCGTTGTGTTTTTAATTTTCTCTGTAATGTTATTGATGATCTTAAACAATTCCTGATCGGTCTTCATCTGCTGCGAAATTTTCTCGTGGGCATGGATTACGGTTGTATGGTCGCGTCCGCCGAAGGCTTCCCCAATCTTAGGAAGGGAATAGTCGGTCAGCTCCCTTGATAAATACATAGCTATCTGCCGCGGGAAAGCAATCGCTTTGGTCCGTTTCCGCGCTTTGAAGTCCTCTAGCCTAAGGTTGTAATATTCGCCGACCTTCTGCTGGATATCCTGAATGGTGATCATCTTCGGCCGGCTGGACGGAATGATGTCCTTGAGCGCCTCGGCTGCCAGATGTGTGGTTACGTCCTGATTGATCAGCGAGGAATAAGCGACCACCCGGATCAGCGCGCCTTCAAGCTCGCGGATGTTCGTATCAATTTGATTGGCAATGTACATCATAGCTTCGTTCGGGATATCGAGGTTCTCCGCCCGCGCTTTCTTGCGCAGGATCGCAATCCGCGTCTCCAGATCAGGCGGCTGGATATCCGTGATCAAGCCCCATTCAAACCGGGATCTGAGCCGTTCTTCCAGCGTCGGAATCTCTTTCGGCGGCCGGTCACTGGAGATGATGATTTGTTTGCGTTCCTCGTGCAGCGCATTAAACGTATGGAAAAATTCCTCCTGCGTCGACTCTTTGCCCGCCAAAAACTGAATATCGTCGATCAGCAGAATATCGA includes the following:
- the yaaA gene encoding S4 domain-containing protein YaaA; this encodes MKQVKIHSEYIKLDQFLKLSDCVPTGGMAKALLQENLVKVNGEPEDRRGRKLYPGDRVEVEGEGSFEVAAE
- the dnaN gene encoding DNA polymerase III subunit beta; translation: MKIRILKNELNESIQHVSKAISSRTTIPILTGIKLEVNFQGLTLTASDTDISIQAFIPQEDNNKQIVQVERPGSVVLPAKFFVEIIKKLPSSEIEMEVKEGFQTFIRSGSTDIQMVGLDPEEFPVLPMVEEDQVISLPGDLLRNMIKQTVFSISTHETTPILTGVLWNLSDNLFKFVATDRHRLASRTAPIENAEDIRFSNIVISGKTLNELSKIIPDQNTMVDIVVADNQVLFKIDRVLFYSRILDGTYPDTSKIIPSHYKTELVVDTKKLSDSIDRAYLLSREEKTNIVKLQTLEDGTIEISSSSSELGKVTEQLDVVNFTGDPLKISFNSKYMLDVLKVVESEQLHIGFTGAMSPIIVKPMDESRSLYLILPYRTTN
- the dnaA gene encoding chromosomal replication initiator protein DnaA, whose protein sequence is MDSHTSELWQQILSIIQTKLSKPSFDTWFKATKPVSITDRSVVISAPTTFAVEWLESRYTKLVASTIYEVMGKQVDVTFEIEENKQAEQVTPQPQVQQVVVSEEPISNMLNPKYTFDTFVIGSGNRFAHAASLAVAEAPARAYNPLFLYGGVGLGKTHLMHAIGHYILEHSPSSKVVYISSEKFTNEFINAIRDNRGESFRNKYRNIDILLIDDIQFLAGKESTQEEFFHTFNALHEERKQIIISSDRPPKEIPTLEERLRSRFEWGLITDIQPPDLETRIAILRKKARAENLDIPNEAMMYIANQIDTNIRELEGALIRVVAYSSLINQDVTTHLAAEALKDIIPSSRPKMITIQDIQQKVGEYYNLRLEDFKARKRTKAIAFPRQIAMYLSRELTDYSLPKIGEAFGGRDHTTVIHAHEKISQQMKTDQELFKIINNITEKIKNTTA